Part of the Paracoccus sp. S3-43 genome, CCCTGCCCGCCATCGCGGCGGCGGCGGGCATCTCGGATTACGAATCCTGCCCCGAAGGCGTGGCAGCGGCGGAACTGGCGGCGGGCCGCAAGGCGGGCGCCCGGCTGATCCGCTGCGATTCGCCGCTCTATCCCGCCGCGCTGCGCGAGATCGACGGGGCGCCGCCGATCCTGTGGGTGCGTGGCGATCCGGCCTGGCTGGCGAAGAACCCGGTGGCGGTCATCGGCGCGCGCAACGCATCCTCGCTGGGGCTGCGCATGGCGCGCGGCATGGCGGCGGGCCTGGGCGAGGCTGGGCATACCGTCGTCGCGGGCCTGGCGCGCGGCATCGACACCGCCGCCCATAACGCCGCCCTGCCGACCGGCACCGTCGCGGTGATGGCGGGGGGCGTCGATGTGATCTATCCCGCCGAAAACCTCGTCCTGGCCGCCCAGATCGCCGAAAAGGGCGTGCTGGTCTCGGAACAGCCCCCCGGCACCGAACCGCAGGCCCGGCATTTCCCGACCCGCAACCGCATCGTCTCGGGCCTGTCCCTGGCCGTGGTGGTGATCGAGGCCGCGCATCGCTCGGGCACCCTGATCACCGCGAAGAACGCCCTGGACCAGGGCCGAGAGGTGATGGCGGTCCCCGGCCATCCGATGGATGCGCGCGCGGGCGGCTGCAACCAGTTGATCCGCGACGGCGCGCTCTTGGTCAGGAATTCGGCGGATGTCTGCGCCGCGCTTGGCCGCGAGGCCGAGGCCGTGGCGATGACCGAGGCACCCGTTGTTTCCGCCCCCGCCCCCTGTCGGGAACCCGTGGAACCCGGAGAGCTGGAGGCGCGGATCCTGTCGCGGCTTGGCCCCTCGCCCTCGGATGAGAATGATGTGATCCGCGACCTGGGCCTGCCTGCCGCCGCGGCAAATGCGGCGATCCTGTCGCTGGAATTGCAGGGGCGGCTGCTGCGGGTGCCGGGCGGGCGGCTGGCGCTTGGCTGAGGGCGCCGCACGGGACGGTTGATTGCGCCCGGTTGACACCGGCAGGCGCCCGACCCATGTTCCCGGCCCATCGCATATGCGCCTTGAGGTAAGAATGCCCGTTGTCGTCGTGGAATCTCCGGCCAAGGCCAAGACCATCGAGAAATATCTGGGCGGCAACTATCGCGTGCTTGCCAGCTTCGGCCATGTCCGCGACCTGCCGCCCAAGGACGGCAGCGTCGATCCCGCCGACGATTTCGCCATGAAATGGGAGGTCGCGGCCGACAGCAAGAAGCACATCAAGGCGATCAAGGACGCGCTGAAGGACGATCAGACCCTGATCCTGGCGACCGACCCCGACCGCGAGGGCGAGGCGATTTCCTGGCACCTGCTGGAGGCGCTGTCCCCCGCCCTGAAGAAGGGCGCCGAGGTCAACCGCGTCACCTTCAACGCCATCACCAAGGCCGCCGTGACCGAGGCGATGGCCCGTCCCCGCCAGATCGACCAGCCGCTGGTCGATGCCTATCTGGCGCGGCGCGCGCTGGATTACCTGGTGGGCTTCAACCTGTCGCCGGTGCTGTGGCGCAAGCTGCCCGGGGCGAAATCTGCGGGCCGGGTGCAATCGGTCTGCCTGCGCCTGATCGTCGACCGGGAAATGGAGATCGAGGCCTTCAAGGCCCGCGAATACTGGTCCGTCCATGCCCGTCTGGCGACGCCCGAAGGCGCGGAATACGACGCGACGCTGGTCTCGCTGGCGGGCGCGAAGCTGGACCGGTTCGACCTGCCCGACGCGGAAAAGGCCGCGATGGCCGTCAGCGCCGTCGCCAGCCGGGACTTGCGCGTGACCAGCGTCGCGGCCAGGCCCGCGACGCGGAACCCCTGGCCGCCCTTCATGACCTCGACCCTGCAACAAGAGGCCAGCCGCAAGCTGGGCATGGGCGCCAAGGCCTGCATGTCGGCGGCGCAGCGCCTGTATGAGGCGGGGCTGATCACCTATATGCGGACCGACGGCATCGACATGGCGCCCGAGGCGGTCCATGCCGCGCGCGACGCCATCAAGGCCAAGTTCGGCGACAGATACGTCCCATCCAGCCCGCGCATGTACAAGAACAAGGCCAAGAACGCCCAGGAAGCCCACGAATGTATCCGCCCCACCGACATGATGCTGTCGCCCGACAGGCTGAACGTCAGCGCGGACGATCAGCGCAAACTGTATGACCTGATCTGGAAGCGCACCATTGCCAGCCAGATGGAAGCCGCCCGGATGGAACGCACCACGGTCGAGATCGCCAGCCCCGACAATCAGGTCGGGCTGCGCGCCACCGGCCAGGTGGTGCTGTTCGACGGCTTCCTGCGCGTCTACGACCAGGGCCGCGACGACGACGAGGGCGAGGACAGCGCCCGCCTGCCCGCGATCCGGGAAGGCGAGGCCGCGACGCTGGTGCGTGACGCTTTCCTGTCCGATTATGAAAAGGCATCGTCCTCGGAGGATGCGCTGATCGACACGGCCGCGGCCGGGCAGCTTACGGCAGAAGGCTTCATTGCCGATGAAACCGCCGCCGTCGCCGCGCGCCAGCATTTCACCCAGCCGCCGCCCCGCTATACCGAGGCGACGCTGGTCAAGCGGATGGAGGAACTGGGCATCGGCCGCCCGTCCACCTATGCCAGCATCGTCACCACGATCCAGGACCGCGATTATGTCCGCAAGGACAAGAACCGGCTGATCCCCGAGGACAAGGGCCGGCTGGTCACGATCTTCCTGACGAAATACTTCCCGCGCTATGTCAGCTATGACTTCACGGCCGATCTGGAAAACGAATTGGACGAGATCAGCGCGGGCGACCTGATGTGGCGCGAGGTTCTGGGGCGCTTCTGGAAAGATTTTTCAAAGGCGCTGGAAGGCACCTCGGAACTGCGCATCACCGAGGTTCTGGGCGCCATCGACGACGCGCTGGCCCCGCATCTGTATCCGCCGCGCGCCGATGGCGGCGATCCGCGCGAATGCCCGCTGTGCCACAAGGGCCGGCTGAACCTGAAGACGGCGCGGTCGGGCGGGGCCTTCATCGGCTGCTCGAACTATCCCGAATGCCGCTATACGCGCCCGATCTCGGCCCTCGATGGCGAGGCGGCGGTGGGCGACCGCATCCTGGGCGAGGATGACGGCGATCCGATCAGCCTGAAGACCGGGCGCTTCGGCCCCTATGTCCAGCGGGGCGAGGCGACCGAGGACAATCCCAAGCCCGCCCGCGCCTCGATCCCCAAGGGCTGGGATCCGGCGACGCTGGATCTGGACCGCGCCGTGCAACTGCTGTCGCTGCCGCGCCCGGTCGGCCCGCATCCCGAGGATGGAGAATTGATCGAGGCCGGGATCGGCCGCTTCGGTCCCTATGTGAAGCACGGGACGAAATACGCCAACCTGCCGGATGTCGAGGAGGTCTTCACCCTCGGCATGAACCGCGCCGTCGAGGTGCTGGCCGCCAAGCAGACCCGTGGCCGTGCGGCGGCCGCCGCGCCCCTGCGCGACCTGGGCGAACACCCGGATGGCGGCGCGATCCAGGTGATGAACGGCCGCTATGGTCCCTATGTGAAATGGGACAAGGTGAACGCCACCCTGCCCCGCGATGTCGCGCCCGAGGATCTGACCGTCGGGCAGGCGCTGGAGCTGATCGCGGCGAAGGCTGCGAAATCGCCCGCGAAGAAGAAGGCCGCGCCCAGGGCCAAGGCGGCGACAAAGCCCGCGGCCAAGAAGGCGACCGCGAAAAAGGCCGCGCCGAAGAAACCGGCGAAGAAAGCGGCGGAATAGCGAAGGTCCGGCGGCGGCGGGCCATACCGACGGTTCGTCAGATCCCAGCGGCGATGCCCGCGGCCTCGGCCAGGAAGCGGCTGCGGACGCCCTCGGCATGGGGGTTGTCGCGCAGGATCGTCGCCAGCAGTTCCGGCGAATCGTCCTGCACCATCGCGGCGGCCTGAACCAGCAGGGCGAAGCTGCGCGTGGCCATCCTCTGCGGCAGCGGCCCCAGCCGCGACAGGCTGCGCGCGATCAGATGCGTCAGCCCCTGGACCACCGCCATGTCGCGGTCGTGCTGGTCGGGCGTGGTCCGGATCACTTCCAGCCCCTGGGCGCGCAGGAAGGCCGCGATCCGCCGATGCGCCCTGCCCCGCAGCGGGCACCAGGCGATGCGGTGGCCCGCCACGCCCTCGGCGGCGCTGGCCGGGCCGAACAGGGGATGGCTGGCGATGACCTGCACATGCCCCGGCAGCAGATCCAGCATCAGCCGCGCCGGTTCGACCTTGACCGAGGCCACGTCGATCACCACCGTCCCCGGCCGCAGATGCGGGGCGATGGCGCGCAGCACCCCGGCCATCCGCGACAGAGGCGCCGCCAGCACGACGATATCGGCAAGCGCCGCCTGCGCCGCGTCAACCTGCGGCAGGTCGTTCGCCCGGACCTGCGGATCGCAGACCGTCAGCGCCAGATGCGGGCGCAAGTGGCGGGCGATCAGTTGGCCGAAGGCGCCGAGGCCGATGATGGACAGGGTTTCGGGAGGCGGGGACACGGGACGGGGTGACATGGGACGGACCTTTCGGCTTGCGCAAAGGTCGTTGTCCTGTCGCCGTCAACCGCACCCTCGCGCGGTTGACATGATGCTGCCCCCGCTATGTCAGCGGGCGGTAATAGGTCGTGAAGGCGGCAGCATGTTTCATGCCGCCCTGATGGCGCGGCGTTCCGGCAAAGTCAACCATGCCGCGCCGCCGCATTGACTTGGCGCCGGACGCGGGCGACAAATCGGCTGCGGTCATTCTGGGGAGGGACGATGAAAAAGGTTTACGCCACGGCGGGCGAGGCGCTGGACGGGCTGTTGCATGACGGCATGTTCATTGCCGCCGGAGGGTTCGGGCTGTGCGGCATCCCCGAACTGCTGATCGCCGCGATCCGCGACGCGGGCACCAAGGATATGACGGTGGCCTCGAACAATTGCGGCGTCGACGATTTCGGCCTGGGGATCCTGCTGAAAACCCGGCAGATCAAGAAGATGATCAGCTCCTATGTCGGCGAGAACGCCGAGTTCATGCGCCAGTATCTGTCGGGCGAGCTGGAGCTGGAATTCAACCCCCAGGGCACGCTGGCCGAACGGATGCGGGCGGGCGGTTGCGGCATTCCCGGCTTCTATACCAGAACCGGCGTCGGCACGGTCATCGCCGAGGGGAAAGAGGTCAAGAATTTCGACGGCCAGGATTACATCCTGGAGCGCGGCATCGTCGCCGACCTGTCCATCGTGAAGGCCTGGAAGGCCGACGACACCGGCAACCTGGTGTTCCGCAAGACCGCCCGCAACTTCAACCCGCCCGCCGCGATGTGCGGCCGCGTCTGCGTGGCCGAGGTCGAGGAAATCGTCCCGCGCGGGTCGCTGGATCCCGACCTGATCCACCTGCCCGGCATCTATGTGCACCGGATCGTGCAGGGACCGCACGAGAAACGCATTGAACAGCGCACGGTTCGCAAGCGGGAGGACGCATGATGGCCCAGGACGTGAAGGGTTGGGACCGCAACCAGATGGCCGCGCGGGCGGCGCAGGAACTGGAAGACGGCTGGTATGTGAACCTGGGGATCGGCATTCCGACGCTGGTGGCGAACTATGTCGGCGACAAGGACATCACCCTGCAATCGGAAAACGGGATGCTGGGGATGGGTCCGTTCCCGTTCGAGGGCGAGGAAGACCCCGACCTGATCAACGCGGGCAAGCAGACCATCACCGAACTGTCGCGCACGTCCTATTTCGACAGCGCCACCAGCTTCGGCATGATCCGGGGCGGCAAGATCGCCGCCGCCATCCTGGGCGCGATGGAGGTGGCCGAGAACGGCGATCTGGCGAACTGGATGATCCCCGGCAAGCTGGTCAAGGGCATGGGCGGGGCCATGGATCTGGTGGCCGGCGTGGGCCGGGTGATCGTGGTCATGGACCACACCAACAAGGCGGGCGAATCCAAGGTCTTGCGCGAATGCACCCTGCCGCTGACCGGGAAGGGGGTGGTGGACCGCATCATCACCAACCTGGGCGTGCTGGATGTGGTGCCCGGCGGGCTGAAGATCGTCGAATGCGCCGAGGGCGTGACCGAGGACGAGTTGCGCGCCGCGACCGAGGCGACCATCGTCGGCTGATCTGTCGCGCATCGCGGGACTGTCGGCGGGGGGCCTTGCCCCCCGTCGCCGTTCCGGCGACTCCCCCCAGGATATTTCAGCCAAAGTGAAAGGCCAGACATGACCGCCGATCAGATCGCAGCAACCTTCACCCGCGCCGATGGGACGTTCCTCTGCGCCCGCTGGGGGCGGCCGGTGGCGCCGGTGATCTTCGGGCTGGCCGACGAAAGCCTGGACGTCTTTCGCGGCGCGATCCGGGCGGGCTTTGCCCATGCGCGCCATCCGCTGGCCGAGACCGACCCCGAGATGGGCGCGAACCTGATGCTGTTCTTCGTCCGCGACTGGGCCGAGATGGCGAATATTCCCGACCTGGACCGGCTGACCGATGCACCCGGCCTTCCCGGCCGGCTGGCCCGCGCGGATGCCGATCAATACCGCATGTTCCGGTTCGACGCGGATGGCGGCATCCGCGCCTGCATGACGTTCCTGCGCATGTCGGGCGCGCTGGCCGACAGCCATCCGGGACAACTGGCCGAGGCGGTCTTCATGCGCTGCGCGCTGACCTTCGCGCAGGATATCGCGCCCTCGCCCCCGATGGCCGCGCTGATCCGGGCGGCCTATGACCCGGTGCTGCCGGTCGCGGCGACGGATCCGGCCCATGCGCTGCGGCTGGCGGCGCGGATGGAGCGCGCGTGATGCACAGCCTGCCCGTCCGCGTCTATTACGAGGATACCGACCTTGCCGGGATCGTCTATTACGCCAACTATCTGAAATTCATCGAACGCGGCCGGTCGGAATGGCTGCGCGCGCTTGGCGTCGATCAGGTTGCGCTGAAGGAAGGCGGGCGCGTCTTCGCCGTCCGCCGGATCGAGGCCGACTATCTGCGCCCCGCCCGCTTTGACGACCTGCTGACGGTGGAAACCACGCTGGCCCAGGCGACCGCCGCGCGGATCGTCATGGACCAGGCTGTCCGGCGCGGCGATGCGGTGCTGTTCACGGCGCGCGTCACGCTGGCCTGCCTGGACGCGGCCGGTCGGCCGGTCCGGCTTCCGGCATCGCTGGCCCGGCGGCTGGCAACCCCTTCGGGCAATGATGAAAAGTGACGGCATTGTGTTGCGGCAAGGGGCTGCAACCTTTGCTAGGAAGGCGCTAGAAGGCCCGCAAACCGACCGGCACGCCGGCCGGGTCCGCGATGGATCACGACGAAAAGGCAGTGAAGATGGAACCGATCCAGGCCGCGCAGGCCCTTGATTTCTCGCTGATGGCGCTGTTCCTGCGCGCCTCGCTGACGGTGCAGGCGGTGATGGTGCTGCTGATCATCGCCTCGGTCTGGTCCTGGGCGATCATCATCCAGAAGTTTCTGGTTTTCGCCCATGCCCGCAGGGAGGCCGCGCGTTTCGACCGCGCCTTCTGGTCGGGCGAGCCGCTGGACGACCTGTATGACCGGCTGGGCGACCGCCCCTCGGGCGCGTCGGAACGGATCTTCGCGGCGGGCATGACCGAATGGCGCCGCAGCCACCGCGATGACGGCGCGCTGATCCCCGGCGGCCCGGCCCGCATCGACCGCGCCATGAACGTCGCCATCCAGCGCGAGGAAGCGCGGCTGTTCCGGGGCCTGTCCTTCCTGGCCACCGTCGGATCCACCGCGCCCTTCATCGGCCTGTTCGGCACCGTCTGGGGGATCAAGACCGCCTTCGAAGGCATCGCCATGTCCCAGGACACCAGCCTTGCCGTGGTCGCCCCCGGCATCGCCGAGGCGCTGCTGGCGACCGCGCTCGGCCTGCTGGCCGCGATCCCGGCGGTGGTCTTCTACAACAAGCTGTCGGGCGACGCGGAACGGGTGACCGGCAACTGGGAGGCCTTCGCCGACGAATTCTCGACCCTGCTGTCGCGCCAGATGGACGAGGCCTGAGCATGTCAACCGCTGTCGTCAAGCGGGTCAGCCGCAAGGGCCGGGGTCGCCGCCGCAACGCGCCGATGTCGGAGATCAACGTCACCCCCTTCGTGGACGTGATGCTGGTGCTGCTGGTGATCTTCATGGTCGCGGCGCCGCTGATGACGGCGGGCGTGCCGCTGAACCTGCCGCAGACCGCCGCCACCGCCGTGCCGACCGAACCCGAGGAGCCGCTGGTCATCTCGATTCCCGCCGATGGCGACGTGACGCTGATGGATGCGCCGGTGGCGCAGGACCAGATCGTCACCCGGCTGCGCGAAATCCTGGCCACGCGCGAAAGCCAGCGGGTGTTCCTGCGGGCCGACGGGACGATCCCCTATGCCCGCGTCGTCCAGGTGATGGGCGCACTGAACGCGGCGGGCCTGTCCGACATCGTGCTGGTCACGGATACCGGCGGGCCGAGGATGGACGGCTGAGGCGATGGACGAACGCGACGGGCGCATCGGCTGGTGGGTTTCAGGATCGGCGCATGGGGCGCTGATCCTGTGGGCGATCCTGGGCGGGGTGTTCTTCCGCCCGCAGCCCTCGACACCGCTGCGCACGACCGAGGTCGCCACCATGAGCGGGGCCGAGTTCGAGGCGCTTGCCGCCGCATCGCGCGGGGCCGGTCCGGTGGGGCGCGACGCCACGGCGGTGGCGACGATGCCCGCCCCCGCGGATGCCGACGCCGCGGCCCAGGCCCCCGCCGCCGCCAGCCGGCCCGATGCGCAGGAGGCCGCGCAGGATCTGGCCCAGCCCGACCGGCCCGAGGCGCGGCCCGACCTGTCCGATTTCGCCCGCCCCGATCCGGTCGCGGTCGCCACCGATCTGGGCGCCCCGGCGCAAAACCAGACGGCAGCGGACGCGGTCCCGGCGGCTCCGCAGCCCGAGACCCCGCCCGATGCCGCGCCCGCCGCGCAGCCGGTGGCGCCCCGGTCGGAACTGGCTCTGGATCGTTCGGCCCTGCCCCGGCTGCGGCCCGAAGGTCTGGTCGAGCAGCGCAATGCCCGCCTTGCCCGGCAGGAGGCCGAACGCCAGGCCGCGGCCGAGGCCGCCCGCGCGGAAGCCGAAGCCGCCGCAGCGGCCGCCGAGGAACGCCGCCTGACCGCCGAGCGGGAAGCGGCCGAGGAAGCGCGCCGGGCCGAGCGCGCCGCCGCCGAGGAGGCAGAGCGGCAGGCCCAGGCGGAAGCCGAGGCCGAGGCCGAACGGCAGGCTGCCGAGGAACGGCGCCAGGCGGCGGAACGCCGAGAGGCCGCCGAACGCGAGGCCCGCGAACAGCGCGAAGCCGAGGCCGCGCGCGCCGAGGAAGACCGCCGTGCAGCAGAGGCCGAGCGTGCCGCCGAGGAACGTCGCGCGGCGGCCGAGCGTCGGGAGGCCGAGGAACGCCGGGCGGCAGAGGCCGCCGAGGCGGAACGGCGCGAAGCCGAGGCCCGCGAGGCCGCAGCCGAACGCGAAGCCGAGGAACGCCGCGCCGCCGCCGAACGGGAGGCCGCCGAACGCGCCGAGGCCGAGCGGCGTGCCGAGGAAGAACGCCGCGCCGCCGCCGAACGAGAGGCCGCCGAACGCGCCGAAGCCGACCGCCAGGCCGAGGCCGCGCGCCAGCAGGCGCTGGAGGACGCGCTGCGCGAGGCGCAGGACGGCAATGCCGGGGCCGAGGGCACGGATACCGCCTCGACCGGGGACGCGGCGGGCGGCAACAGCCAGATGATCGACGGCGGGTCGGGCGCCTCGGCCGCGCAGGATCCGCTGGCGGCGGCTTTGGCCGGGGCGATGTCGGGCGGCGGCGCCACGGACAGCCCGTCCGGCGGGGCGGCGGGTGTCGAGCCGATGCAGCTTGCCCCCTCGGCCATCCGCCCGGCTCCGCTGGACGGCGGCATCGACATGTCCAGCCTGTCGCAGGCCCAGCCGCTGTCGCTGGCCGAAAAGGACGCCTTCCGCGCGGCGCTGCGCCAATGCTGGAACGAAGGCGCGCTGTCGGTCGAGGCGCGGCGGATGTCGGTCTCGGTCGCGTTCAGCATGACCGCCGACGGCAGGCCGATCGCGGCCAGCCTGCGCATGGCGGGTTACCGGGGCGGGCCGGAATCGGGGGCCGACCACGCCTTCCAGGTCGCCCGGCGCGCGATCATGATGTGCGGGGGCGCGGGTTTCCCGCTGCCCTTCGACAAATACAGCCGCTGGCGCGATGTCGTGGTCGAGTTTCGCCCCGACGGTATCGGATTTGACTGAGGCCGGTTTCCCGGTCCCGTCGCAAGGATGATGAGGATATGATGCTTCGGACGCTGACCCTGACCCTGTCGATGGCCCTTGCCGCCGCATCGGCCGCCCTGCCCGCCCTGGCGCAGGACGGCCCCCTGAGGATCGAGATCACCGACGGCGTGACCGAACCGATGGCCATCGCCATTCCCGCCTTCCACGGCGACGCCGCCGTGGCCCAGCGGATCCGCGACGTGGTGGCCGCCGACCTGACCGGCACCGGGCTGTTCCGCGAAATCCCCCGCGACGCCCAGGTCGCCCGCCCCGGCAGCTTCGGCGAGGCCATCGCCTATGAGGACTGGCGCTCCGTCAGCGCCCAGGCTCTCGTATCCGCCGAGGTCACGCAATCGGGCGAGGCGATCAGCGTCAAGTTCCGGCTGTTCGACGTCTATGCGGGCCAGGCCCAGGGCGACGGGATGCAGTTCGACGCCCGCGCCGGTGACTGGCGGCGCGCGGCGCACAAGATCGCCGACCAGATCTATGCCCGGCTGACCGGCGAACAGCCCTATTTCGACAGCCGGGTGGCCTTCGTGCAGGAAACCGGTCCCAAGGATGCGCGGATCAAGCGGATCGGGGTAATGGATTATGACGGCCAGAACATCCTGTGGATGACCGACAGTTCCTCGCTGGTGCTGGCGCCGCAGTTTTCCCGCGACGGGCGGCGGCTGGTCTATACCAGCTTCGACAGCGGCTTCCCGCAGATCCGGGTGATGGAGGTGGCGACCGTCACCTCCCGCGCGCTGACGCAGGACGCCGACAGCATGGCGTTCTCGCCCCGCTTCAGCCCGGACGGGCGCTGGATCGCCTATTCCCGCGAACAGGGCGGCAATACCGACATCTGGCTGATGGACGCGGCATCCGGGGCGCAGCGCCCGCTGGTGCAGTCGCCCGCCATCGACACCGCGCCCAGCTTCAGCCCGGACGGGCAGCGGATCGTGTTCGAATCCGACCGGTCCGGCAATCCGCAGCTGTATGTCGTGGGCGTCGGCGGGGGCGAGCCGACCCGGATCAGCTTCGGCGACGGGCGCTTCGGGTCGCCCGCCTGGTCGCCCAAGGGCGATCTGATCGCCTTCACCAAGCAGGTGGGCGAACGGTTCCACATCGCCACGATGCGCGTCGACGGATCGGGCGAAAAGACCCTGACCGAATCTTTCCTTGACGAGTCCCCCACCTGGGCACCCAATGGCCGCGTGGTGATGTTCACGCGGGTCGCGCCGGGCGGGAATGGCCAGCCGCGCCTGCATTCCGTGGACATCACCGGGCGCAATATGCGACCGCTGAGCCTTGACTTTGCCGCCTCGGATCCCTCTTGGGGTCCATTGATGCCCTGAAGCCCGCACCGGAACACCGACCGGAAGGATGACCCGATGATCGCCTGGAAAAAGCCTGTCGCCGCCGCCCTGCTGCTGGCCCTTGCCGCCTGCGCGCAACCCGCGCCGCCGGTCACGCAGACCGTGGTCGACCCCTATGCCAACGCCGCGGGCGGGGCGCTGTATCAGGGTCAGTTGGCCGGCGGCACCCTGGGGGCCGAGGCGACGGCGGAATATTTCAACAATACCATCGGCAACACGGTCCTGTTCGCGGCCAACCAGACGGCGCTGACCGGCGACGCCCGCGCGATCCTGGCGCGCCAGGCCGAATGGCTGAACCGGCACACCAACTTCACCGCCGTGGTTCAGGGCCATGCCGAAGAAACGGGCACCCGCGAATACAACCTGGCGCTTGGCGCGCGCCGCGCCAGCGCGGTCCAGGAATACCTCATCGCCCAGGGCGTCGCGTCGGACCGCCTGCGCACGCTGAGCTTTGGCAAGGAACGCCCGCGCGAGGTCTGCTCGGACGAGGCCTGCTATGCCAACAACCGCCGCGCCGTGACCGTGGTCAGCGCCACGGGGGCGGGATCGTGACCCTGCGCGCCATTGCCGCAGCCGTCCTGGCCGTGACGGTGGCGCTGCCTGCGCTGGCGGACGAACCCCGGCTTGCCGATCTGCGGGCGGAATTGTCCGAGATTCGCGGCCAGTTGCAGTCCCTGCGCTCGGAACTGGTCGCCTCGGGCGCGGCGGGGTTCCAGGCGGCGGGCGGGGATGCCGCCATCGACCGCATGAACGCGATGGAGCAGCGGCTGGCGCGGCTGACCGACCGGACCGAGCAGTTGGGAAACCGCATCGACCGGATCGTCGCCGACAGCAACCGCCGTATCGCCGACATGGAATTCCGCCTGTGCGAGATGGACGAGACCTGCGACCTGTCCGCCCTGACCACCCCCGATCCCGGCCGCGTGGCGACCGTGCCCCTGCCTCCGCCGCCCCCCCAGCAGGGCGGCGGCAAGCCTGCCTCCGCAGGCGAGCAGGCTGATTTCGACGCCGCACGGCAGGTCATGGCCAGCGGCGATTTCCGCCGCGCGGCGGAAATGTTCGGCACCGTGGCCGAAACCCATGCCGGGGGCGCGCTGACGGCCGAGGCACTGTTCCTGCGCGGCGCCGCCCTGGACAGCGCGGGCGACGCCAAGGGCGCGGCGGCAGCCTGGCTGGAGGGGTTCTCGGCCGATCCCGACGGTCCGCGCGCCGCCGAAAGCCTGCTGGGCATCGCCCGCGTCATCGAGGCCGAGGGGGACGCCACGGCGGCCTGCCTTTACCTGGCCGAGATCCCCGCCCGCTTTCCCGGATCCCCCTTCGCCGCCGAGGCGGAAACCCGGATGAGCCGCCTTGCCTGCGGCAGCAACGACCTGGAACCTCTGCCCGGCGATGCCGCCCAGGCCGACCTGGCCGAAGGCGAAGGGCAATAGCGCATCCATGTCCCTGCCGCCCGCCGATCCAGCCTTTCGCGTCCATGCAGCCCTGGACCGGCTGGCGGGCGACCTGCCCGCCATCGGCATCGCCGTGTCGGGCGGCGGCGATTCGATCGCCCTGATGCACATGATGGCCGAATGGGGTCGCGGCCGCAGGATCATGGTCGCCACCGTGGATCACGGCCTGCGCCCGGAAAGCACGGCCGAGGCGCGCCAGGTCGGCCGCGCCGCCCGCGCGCTTGACCTGCCCCATGCCACGCTGGTCTGGCAGCGCGGCACCGAGACCGGCAACCTGATGGCCAATGCCCGCGACGCCCGGCTGCGGCTGCTGGCCGGCTGGGCGCAGCGCAACGACCTGCCCGCCGTGGCGCTTGGCCATACGGCGGACGACCAGGCCGAAACCCTGCTGATGCGGCTGGCGCGGGGGTCGGGGATCGACGGGCTGGCCTCGATGGCGGAATGGCGCGACCGATTCGGCATCCGCTGGCTGCGCCCGATGCTGGCGGCCGGGCGGCAGCCGCTGCGCGACTGGCTGCGGGCGCGCGGCATTGGCTGGATCGACGATCCCAGCAACGAGAACGAGGATTTCGACCGCATCCGCATCCGTAAGGCGATCCAGGCGATGGGCCTGGATGTCCCCGCCCTGGCCCGCGCCGCCAA contains:
- the ybgC gene encoding tol-pal system-associated acyl-CoA thioesterase, with protein sequence MHSLPVRVYYEDTDLAGIVYYANYLKFIERGRSEWLRALGVDQVALKEGGRVFAVRRIEADYLRPARFDDLLTVETTLAQATAARIVMDQAVRRGDAVLFTARVTLACLDAAGRPVRLPASLARRLATPSGNDEK
- the topA gene encoding type I DNA topoisomerase, with product MPVVVVESPAKAKTIEKYLGGNYRVLASFGHVRDLPPKDGSVDPADDFAMKWEVAADSKKHIKAIKDALKDDQTLILATDPDREGEAISWHLLEALSPALKKGAEVNRVTFNAITKAAVTEAMARPRQIDQPLVDAYLARRALDYLVGFNLSPVLWRKLPGAKSAGRVQSVCLRLIVDREMEIEAFKAREYWSVHARLATPEGAEYDATLVSLAGAKLDRFDLPDAEKAAMAVSAVASRDLRVTSVAARPATRNPWPPFMTSTLQQEASRKLGMGAKACMSAAQRLYEAGLITYMRTDGIDMAPEAVHAARDAIKAKFGDRYVPSSPRMYKNKAKNAQEAHECIRPTDMMLSPDRLNVSADDQRKLYDLIWKRTIASQMEAARMERTTVEIASPDNQVGLRATGQVVLFDGFLRVYDQGRDDDEGEDSARLPAIREGEAATLVRDAFLSDYEKASSSEDALIDTAAAGQLTAEGFIADETAAVAARQHFTQPPPRYTEATLVKRMEELGIGRPSTYASIVTTIQDRDYVRKDKNRLIPEDKGRLVTIFLTKYFPRYVSYDFTADLENELDEISAGDLMWREVLGRFWKDFSKALEGTSELRITEVLGAIDDALAPHLYPPRADGGDPRECPLCHKGRLNLKTARSGGAFIGCSNYPECRYTRPISALDGEAAVGDRILGEDDGDPISLKTGRFGPYVQRGEATEDNPKPARASIPKGWDPATLDLDRAVQLLSLPRPVGPHPEDGELIEAGIGRFGPYVKHGTKYANLPDVEEVFTLGMNRAVEVLAAKQTRGRAAAAAPLRDLGEHPDGGAIQVMNGRYGPYVKWDKVNATLPRDVAPEDLTVGQALELIAAKAAKSPAKKKAAPRAKAATKPAAKKATAKKAAPKKPAKKAAE
- the dprA gene encoding DNA-processing protein DprA yields the protein MDTGHLPFTRPGTQDDDLTVLRLIRSRRVGPATYHRLIAEHGSARAALDALPAIAAAAGISDYESCPEGVAAAELAAGRKAGARLIRCDSPLYPAALREIDGAPPILWVRGDPAWLAKNPVAVIGARNASSLGLRMARGMAAGLGEAGHTVVAGLARGIDTAAHNAALPTGTVAVMAGGVDVIYPAENLVLAAQIAEKGVLVSEQPPGTEPQARHFPTRNRIVSGLSLAVVVIEAAHRSGTLITAKNALDQGREVMAVPGHPMDARAGGCNQLIRDGALLVRNSADVCAALGREAEAVAMTEAPVVSAPAPCREPVEPGELEARILSRLGPSPSDENDVIRDLGLPAAAANAAILSLELQGRLLRVPGGRLALG
- a CDS encoding CoA transferase subunit A encodes the protein MKKVYATAGEALDGLLHDGMFIAAGGFGLCGIPELLIAAIRDAGTKDMTVASNNCGVDDFGLGILLKTRQIKKMISSYVGENAEFMRQYLSGELELEFNPQGTLAERMRAGGCGIPGFYTRTGVGTVIAEGKEVKNFDGQDYILERGIVADLSIVKAWKADDTGNLVFRKTARNFNPPAAMCGRVCVAEVEEIVPRGSLDPDLIHLPGIYVHRIVQGPHEKRIEQRTVRKREDA
- a CDS encoding prephenate dehydrogenase; its protein translation is MSPRPVSPPPETLSIIGLGAFGQLIARHLRPHLALTVCDPQVRANDLPQVDAAQAALADIVVLAAPLSRMAGVLRAIAPHLRPGTVVIDVASVKVEPARLMLDLLPGHVQVIASHPLFGPASAAEGVAGHRIAWCPLRGRAHRRIAAFLRAQGLEVIRTTPDQHDRDMAVVQGLTHLIARSLSRLGPLPQRMATRSFALLVQAAAMVQDDSPELLATILRDNPHAEGVRSRFLAEAAGIAAGI
- a CDS encoding CoA transferase subunit B — its product is MAQDVKGWDRNQMAARAAQELEDGWYVNLGIGIPTLVANYVGDKDITLQSENGMLGMGPFPFEGEEDPDLINAGKQTITELSRTSYFDSATSFGMIRGGKIAAAILGAMEVAENGDLANWMIPGKLVKGMGGAMDLVAGVGRVIVVMDHTNKAGESKVLRECTLPLTGKGVVDRIITNLGVLDVVPGGLKIVECAEGVTEDELRAATEATIVG